The Papaver somniferum cultivar HN1 chromosome 3, ASM357369v1, whole genome shotgun sequence genome includes a region encoding these proteins:
- the LOC113361397 gene encoding uncharacterized protein LOC113361397: MGTTNKDLLNLELKNSTSSSLDSTLLVFPRKDLPPQSSTSGEKLVTSSIPKSQVLGKVRDFLGVMAEANKKLQTDAKENSGKDYDIEAFTGNEKEYIEMDLILGVADLHTPEAVAAAESALVGSQQVINLAGTGSGSDTESSEDDSEDDDEEMTEAGAEDSKSQKAGSSSSGQRKKRPNIIELL, translated from the exons ATGGGAACTACAAACAAAGATCTTTTGAACTTGGAGCTTAAGAACTCCACATCTTCATCCCTAG ATTCAACTCTTCTTGTTTTCCCTAGAAAGGACTTACCTCCACAGAGCTCAACTTCTGGTGAAAAGCTTGTAACAAGTTCAATTCCTAAAAGCCAAG TACTTGGGAAAGTGAGGGACTTCTTGGGAGTAATGGCTGAAGCTAACAAAAAGCTGCAAACTGATGCTAAG GAGAATTCTGGCAAGGACTATGATATCGAAGCTTTTACTGGGAATGAAAAGGAATACATTGAAATG GATTTGATTCTGGGTGTGGCTGATCTTCATACGCCAGAAGCCGTGGCTGCGGCTGAATCTGCCTTGGTTGGCTCTCAACAAGTGATCAATTTAGCTGGTACAGGTAGTGGGTCTGACACAGAAAGCAGCGAAGATGACAGTGAAGATGACGATGAAGAGATGACAGAAGCTGGGGCCGAGGATTCAAAGTCACAAAAAGCTGGTTCTTCAAGTAGTGGGCAACGGAAAAAACGGCCAAATATTATTGAGCTCCTCTGA
- the LOC113356605 gene encoding proteasome subunit beta type-3-like: MSIFEYNGSAIVAMVGKNCFAIASDRRLGVQLQTIGTDFQKIFKIHDKLYVGLAGLATDAQTLHQRLVFRHKLYQLREERDMKPETFASLVSAILYEKRFGPYFCQPVIAGLGEDDKPFICTMDSIGAKELAKDFVVAGTASESLYGACESMYKLDMEPEELFETISQALQASVDRDCLSGWGGHVYLVTPTEVRESTLKGRMD; this comes from the exons ATGTCG ATCTTTGAGTACAATGGAAGTGCAATTGTTGCTATGGTGGGAAAGAACTGTTTCGCTATTGCTAGTGATCGTCGTTTAGGTGTTCAGCTTCAAACTATTGGAACTGATTTTCAGAAAATCTTCAAAATTCATGATAAACTCTATGTTGGTTTAGCTGGACTTGCAACTGATGCTCAAACTCT GCATCAAAGACTTGTCTTCAGACACAAGCTATATCAACTCAGAGAAGAGAGAGATATGAAGCCTGAGACTTTTGCTAGTCTTGTTTCTGCTATTCTGTACGAGAAAAG GTTTGGTCCATATTTCTGTCAGCCTGTTATTGCTGGTTTAGGAGAAGATGATAAGCCCTTTATCTGCACAATGGACTCAATTGGTGCCAA GGAGCTCGCAAAAGATTTTGTTGTAGCTGGAACTGCCTCAGAGTCACTTTATGGTGCCTGCGAGTCGATGTACAAGCTTGACATG GAACCCGAAGAATTATTTGAAACCATCTCACAAGCATTGCAGGCATCAGTAGACCGTGATTGTTTGAGTGGTTGGGGAGGTCACGTCTATCTTGT CACACCAACTGAAGTGAGAGAATCAACATTGAAGGGAAGAATGGACTAA